A single genomic interval of Lathyrus oleraceus cultivar Zhongwan6 chromosome 7, CAAS_Psat_ZW6_1.0, whole genome shotgun sequence harbors:
- the LOC127100505 gene encoding ribosomal RNA-processing protein 17 gives MEESTITQRQTIHVKKKALRNKSLGISFDEKDLKDYVTGFHKRKKKRRKEANKQQEEARRRKRNEGRLKRKLERDLTYGIVPPNADAETGEIDPNEDDVTEQVESQSIAATKTYENDDLKVTVVTKEINPEEESSPTERKEAAPALSPHPVVADKKKSKSVPINNKKPFKKVAKHKSRPKQICKRDKRKGKKPGRK, from the exons ATGGAAGAATCAACAATAACGCAGCGCCAAACTATCCATGTCAAGAAGAAGGCTTTAAGGAACAAATCTTTGGGCATCTCTTTCGACGAGAAAGATCTCAAAGACTACGTTACTGGCTTTCACAAACGCAAGAAGAAGAGAAGAAAGGAAGCCAATAAGCAACAAGAAGAAGCTCGAAGGAGAAAACGCAACGAGGGTCGCTTAAAG AGAAAGTTGGAAAGAGACCTTACTTATGGAATTGTTCCACCAAATGCTGACGCTGAAACTGGTGAAATTGATCCGAACGAAGATGATGTTACTGAACAAGTTGAATCTCAATCTATTGCTG CAACAAAGACATACGAAAACGATGATTTGAAAGTCACTGTCGTAACAAAAGAGATCAACCCCGAAGAAGAAAGTTCCCCTACCGAAAGGAAGGAGGCAGCGCCGGCATTGTCCCCCCATCCTGTTGTAGCTGATAAAAAGAAATCGAAATCGGTACCTATAAATAACAAGAAGCCATTTAAAAAGGTTGCGAAACACAAGTCACGGCCAAAGCAAATATGTAAGAGAGATAAAAGGAAAGGAAAGAAGCCGGGAAGGAAGTGA